In Alkalimarinus alittae, the DNA window TCATAAAAAAGATACACTTCGGGTGCTGATCAAAGGGGATTGGAGTATCTCCTTTGGTCTGCAAAACCCCGAAGACTTTTTATCCCATCTCAAAACCGTTCCAGACACTCAATATGTCGTATTAGATGCTACCCAACTAGGACAGTGGGATAGTTCTCTCGTCAGCTATTTAGTGATGATTAATGCGATTTCAATTAAGCAGCAGATAACGGTTGATTATACTGGGCTCCCCGAAGGACTCGTTCGGTTGATTGCGTTGGCTAAAGCGGTTCCAGAAAGGGAAGGGGTTGCAAAACAGCCGGTTAAAGAGAATGCAGTTGAGCAACTTGGGCAGACTGTACTTCAGTCATTTAGTCAATTTAATGCGTTTATTACCTTTTTAGGAGAAGCATTACTGGCACTCGGTCGTTTAGCTAAGGCTAAAGCGGTTTTCAGGCGTCAGGACTTGCTAATATTCTTAACCGACGCGGGTCCATCATCGCTAGGCATTGTGACGCTGATTAGCGTGCTTATTGGCATGATCTTAGCGTTTGTAGGGGCTGTTCAGCTCGAAAAGTTTGGTGCCAGTATTTATGTTGCAAGTCTCGTGGGGCTGGCTATGGCTAGAGAAATGGCTCCGATGATGACGGCGATTATTATGGCGGGTAGAACCGGAGCCGCGTATGCAGCTCAGCTCGGCAGTATGCAGGTTAATGAAGAGATTGATGCATTAAAAACAATGGGGGTGTCTCCTGTCGATTATTTGGTTTTACCGCGTTTGCTCGCGCTGATATTAATGATGCCG includes these proteins:
- a CDS encoding ABC transporter permease, producing MTEEVVTFHRHKKDTLRVLIKGDWSISFGLQNPEDFLSHLKTVPDTQYVVLDATQLGQWDSSLVSYLVMINAISIKQQITVDYTGLPEGLVRLIALAKAVPEREGVAKQPVKENAVEQLGQTVLQSFSQFNAFITFLGEALLALGRLAKAKAVFRRQDLLIFLTDAGPSSLGIVTLISVLIGMILAFVGAVQLEKFGASIYVASLVGLAMAREMAPMMTAIIMAGRTGAAYAAQLGSMQVNEEIDALKTMGVSPVDYLVLPRLLALILMMPLLTIYANMMGVMGGAIVSIVMLDLTWSMYIEQMIATVPLTNFYIGLVKSLIFGVMVALSGCYMGMNSGRSASAVGQATTRAVVMGIVLIIVFDSLVTIVTTVFGV